In the genome of Micromonospora sp. Llam0, the window TGTTCTTGCGAGCGAGCATCAGCGGATGCTCACCAAGCGGAGTCATCGGACGCCCCCACGGCGACGGTTGCTCCTGCGACGTGGGGCCGGCTTGCGGTTGGTGCGTAGCGGCGCTGGTTGCCATGACGGGATGTCATCGCAAAGGCAGAAGGCCGGAGGCAGCGTGGTGCTTGTGACCCCTATCGTCCGCCGCCCGGCAGCGTACGGTGCCGATATTGGCTGCACCTGGGCGGCTCCGGCCGGTGAAGCTGCGAGGGGTCCGGGCTACCGCAGAAGTGAACGAGGCTCCCTTCATGCACTACTTCCTCCACGGGCCATCAGGATTTGCCAGGTCAGTAGCCGTATTACCGCCGCGTTTCGGTACGCGTTTGCACCCGCGTCTCGCTGAGGGAAACGTGGCGAACCAAGAACCGGTTTCGTGTTGCCGGCGGGGCTGGGTTCACGGTTGGTCGGGTGATGTTCTTGCTGGCCAGGTCGTGCCGGTTGCCGCATGGTCGAACGGCCGGTCGTGCAACGCGAGCCACGGCGCGTAACTGCTGACCGCGAGAAGCAGGTCCTGGTGGGATACGGGCGGTGGCGGGAACTCGGCCGGTGACGGCTGGGGCCACATCCGCAAGCCGTGCGGCGCCGCCAACGGTAGCGGGAAGGCCGTGCGGTTGGCGAAGCTGTAGACAAGCATCGCGATGCCGTTGACGATCAAGCAGCTGGCCAGCAAGCGGCGTGGCGCCTTGCCCGGCGTGGGAGGGCTGGTCCGGTCGAACGTCACCTGGGCCTGCATCTGCTGGCATACGCCGAGGTCGTGGTGGGCGGCGAGCCAGACCCAGGAGCTGGCCGGCGGTGTGTCTTCCTCAGCGAGGCGCTGCCTCATCTCAAGCGGCAACCAAGCGTGGTCCTGGTTTTGGCTGCCGAGTCCGGCAAGCTCCGACGTCCAAGAGGTCTTCACCGCCCAGCGGGCCAGCATCACAGACTCGGCCGGCGACAGCAACACCGACCCGGCCTGCTTGCGGGCATGGATGAGCCCCTCCAGGATCGGCTTGGTCGCTGTCTCGAGGCTGCTCATCCAGCCGTTGTTGCACCTGGTGCAGACGGTCCGGGTCACCTGATGCAGCAGCGAGTTCCGCGATACCCGGACCGATTCGCCCACGCTGGCGTACGCCTGCTCGTCGTCCTGGAGTCCGAAGCCAGTCGCATGGGTGGTCCGCTCCATGGGCAGCGGCCCGACGACCTTGCGCATCCACTTCGCCAGCACGTGCTCCTCGGACCGTTGCCCACGATTACCGCAGAAGGCGCAGCGCCACGGCTGAAGTGGTCTGGACACCCCTGCCTCCGTCCGGCCAGGCCGTCAGGCCAGGCCGCTGCCGTTGGATATCAGTTCCTGCTGGATGCGGTCGATGTTCCAGCGCGGGTCGAGCACGACACCCTGGTACGCCGACGCCGCGAGGCGACTCCATGCAGTCTCGCGCATCCACCGGTCGTCCTCCTCCGGCGCGAGTAGGAAGACCACCTCGTTTTCGGCGAACCGGAGCTGGCGGGGCACGCGCCATTCACGTTCCCAGTCGAACTCGTAGCGGGTCTCGCCGTACTCGCCGGGGTTGTCGTAGAACTGGGTGATCTCCCACAGTGGATCATTCGGGTCGATGCTGCCCCGCATAGCAGCAGTGACCAGCGCCTGAAACCGTACCGCGCCTGGCGTGTCCTTGCGCAGGTAGGTGACCATCTGACCACCCTGGGACTCGATGAATCGCTTGGCGAAGCCAACCCCGTAGGTGCCGTGCCGGTCGGCGAGCCGGTCCAGATGTCCCAACGGGATCTCGCTGAGGCAGACCGACATCTGCGAGTCGCCCAACTCGGGCAGCTTCCGCACAACGCCGGTGGTCGCACCGGCTTCGATGGCGCCCGCACCGAACACGCCTTGGATGCTGTCGCGATCCGTGAGGTGCACGACGTACTCGGACATGTCACGCCAGTCCCCGTGGCCCATGTACCCCAGCAACCCCGTCCTCCTTACCGGTCGATCTCGCACCTCTCCTAACGAACCCGGGCCGGGTCGGGAACCATCCGCGACAGGCGGGAACCGTGGCCGGCAATGAGGACGCCCTCGGAGCCGCCCCGGTCCGCCGGGTGAAGCACCACTGGCGGCAACAGGGCTTCCGGATGGATGTCCGGGAGCCGGGGCGCTTGCCAGGTGTCGATCATCGCTGGCGACTCAGAGGATGCGGCGCGTGGAGCCCATCGACAGGCGCGAGGTCGCTGACGGTGTCCCTGGTGGCGGACGACGACGGTGTGGCCAAAGGTCCTCCGCAACGCCGGCTACGAAGGGCTGGCCGTCCGGGACCGGACAGCCTTCCTCAACACACTTGTCCGACCCACGGCGCCCCCAATACCGGATCCTGGCCGACCGCGAGCCGGACACCTATGGGCCATTTGCTGGCCGGCAAGCCATCACAACCTGATCACCCGCCAGCGGGCCGTGTGTCCGGTCGGTGCAGTGCTGCACCGCGCGGCACGGTCCGCGACCAGGCGTGGATGGACTCGACGGAGGCAGCAGCCCGCGCGGCACCGTACGTACTACATCCCGGCGAGGGAGCTCTACCTACGATTCAGCTGTCGGTGGGCTGACCGCTGTTGGCGGTGTCAGTGAATCGCGCAGATCGATCCCATGCAGTTCCAGCAGCACACTGACGATCTTCTTCGCGAGCGCGGCTTCAGGGGCACCCGCGGCGGTCCCAGCCTCAAGTATTGTCCGCAGCGACTCTAGGCGACGCGACAGAGCCCAGTAGTCGGGTTCGTTCTCCAGCCAACGATCGATGATCGCCAAGCACGGCAATGGGTGGGTCGCGGACAGCTCGGCCAGTCGTCGGAGGGTCTGTGGGTCAAGCTCCACGTCGCGGCAGCGTTTAAGTAC includes:
- a CDS encoding abortive infection system antitoxin AbiGi family protein, with protein sequence MLGYMGHGDWRDMSEYVVHLTDRDSIQGVFGAGAIEAGATTGVVRKLPELGDSQMSVCLSEIPLGHLDRLADRHGTYGVGFAKRFIESQGGQMVTYLRKDTPGAVRFQALVTAAMRGSIDPNDPLWEITQFYDNPGEYGETRYEFDWEREWRVPRQLRFAENEVVFLLAPEEDDRWMRETAWSRLAASAYQGVVLDPRWNIDRIQQELISNGSGLA